A genomic region of Anopheles coustani chromosome 3, idAnoCousDA_361_x.2, whole genome shotgun sequence contains the following coding sequences:
- the LOC131272779 gene encoding gastrula zinc finger protein XlCGF28.1-like, which produces MAGEVLTQITIEDVCRFCLSKEQCVPLFVESFINDFLMEAIDLLLLKVDENDGLPNAVCEHCCRIMVEYAKFEAKAVESYRILAEALSDVGYIGTSPCDEMKTEAKVTEEYVALRCEDDVQDSTGSDCRVEKKLEVETTQQEKEQEDATTVQKNGLETNHQEPTHISNGNSKGGRSKKKCPVCGKLVSQLSKHMPVHSDTKKYTCEYCDKQFTYDTSLRKHLNIHRGIRKYFCQYCYQRFCDRSSLRYHEAKHLGERKYCCEECPSTFYTASQQKQHIRLAHREREFQCKQCGKMFPMKHHLDDHLLKHTEERPYGCTICGKKFKRRRHFLDHSVSHE; this is translated from the exons ATGGCCGGCGAAGTTCTAACGCAAATAACAATCGAGGATGTGTGTCGATTTTGTCTCTCTAAGGAGCAATGTGTTCCCCTGTTCGTCGAATCATTCATCAACGATTTCTTAATGGAAGCAATCGATTTATTGCTGCTGAAG gtAGACGAAAACGATGGCCTTCCAAACGCAGTCTGCGAACATTGCTGTCGGATAATGGTTGAGTATGCAAAGTTTGAAGCTAAAGCAGTCGAATCCTATCGCATCTTGGCCGAAGCCCTATCGGATGTTgggtacatcggaacatcgcCGTGTGATGAGATGAAGACGGAAGCGAAAGTCACAGAAGAGTACGTTGCCTTGAGATGTGAAGATGACGTGCAAGATTCTACCGGAAGTGACTGCCGGGTTGAGAAGAAGCTGGAAGTTGAAACTACTCAGCAAGAGAAGGAGCAAGAAGATGCAACAACCGTACAGAAAAACGGACTAGAAACTAACCATCAGGAACCTACGCATATAAGCAACGGAAATAGTAAAGGTGGACGGTCGAAAAAGAAGTGTCCAGTTTGTGGGAAACTTGTGTCCCAGCTCAGCAAACACATGCCGGTACACTCGGACACGAAAAAGTACACCTGCGAGTATTGTGACAAGCAGTTCACCTACGACACGAGTCTGCGAAAGCACCTGAACATCCACCGTGGCATCCGAAAGTACTTCTGTCAGTACTGCTACCAGCGTTTCTGCGATCGGTCCTCGCTGCGCTACCACGAGGCAAAACACCTCGGTGAGCGGAAGTACTGTTGCGAGGAATGTCCCAGCACGTTCTATACAGCATcccagcagaagcagcacaTCCGTTTGGCCCACCGGGAACGGGAGTTTCAGTGCAAGCAGTGCGGTAAAATGTTCCCCATGAA GCATCATCTGGACGATCACTTGCTTAAGCATACGGAAGAACGACCGTACGGCTGCACGATTTGTGGGAAGAAATTCAAGAGGCGCAGGCACTTTCTGGACCATTCCGTATCTCACGAATGA
- the LOC131259080 gene encoding uncharacterized protein LOC131259080: MFLVAETKCARGEKELDVVPRTWVRTTKTGRSILLWPSKTKVEVIKEMSRDATSQPQAHWNRSECKILRTCETFSDAESALEQMFGQSSSEDDIPNKKNTAILSKRQNFDTMFVTLSPIPPPVPKQKSQYPVPSTVVPILPPTNETVGPTTSDLFQLLTEVKKEMQNHNNKLAQIKQQQQHQFNLLQQRQDSIEKSLAEVIVQQRLILEEKEDPIPFEPSFMFKPMDSDYQLQELEARLNDEAYKQQIEEWLKWSVTGKTSGKRMLCCFDLLFSRKLQERCTWTGLSRDGTVKIALMNQHNVIHLFKTIATTNSERVNSKMVAAFLMQRLKNIRKRPAERSASEAMHTSSEMLVDAVYIKEESF; encoded by the exons ATGTTCCTTGTGGCAGAAACAAAATGCGCACGAGGGGAAAAGGAATTGGATGTGGTCCCGCGAACATGGGTGCGAACCACGAAAACCGGAAGGTCTATTCTCCTGTGGCCAAGTAAAACGAAAGTGGAAGTTATAAAGGAAATGTCGCGAGACGCAACAAGCCAGCCACAAGCTCATTGGAACCGATCCGAATGTAAGATTTTGCGCACGTGCGAAACCTTCTCGGATGCCGAATCTGCTCTGGAGCAAATGTTTGGGCAATCATCTTCCGAAGATGATATACCCAACAAAAAGAATACGGCGATTTTATCAAAACGGCAAAACTTCGACACCATGTTTGTTACACTGTCGCCGATTCCACCGCCCGTCCCGAAGCAAAAATCTCAATATCCTGTTCCATCCACTGTTGTGCCAATCCTACCACCCACCAATGAAACAGTTGGACCAACAACCAGTGACCTATTTCAGCTTTTAACtgaggtgaaaaaagaaatgcagaACCACAACAATAAATTGGCACAGatcaagcagcagcaacaacaccaaTTCAACCTATTACAACAGCGGCAAGATAGCATTGAAAAATCGTTAGCTGAGGTTATTGTTCAACAGAGGCTGATTTTAGAAGAGAAGGAAGACCCAATCCCATTTGAACCATCGTTCATGTTTAAGCCGATGGATTCCGACTATCAGCTGCAGGAGCTTGAGGCAAGGCTGAATGATGAAGCATACAAGCAGCAAATA GAAGAATGGCTCAAATGGTCCGTTACAGGCAAGACCTCGGGTAAACGCATGTTATGCTGCTTCGATTTGTTGTTCTCGAGGAAATTGCAAGAACGGTGTACGTGGACTGGATTATCCCGCGATGGAACAGTTAAAATAGCGTTAATGAACCAACACAACGTGATACATTTATTCAAAACCATAGCCACTACAAATTCAGAGAGAGTTAATAGTAAGATGGTTGCTGCTTTCTTAATGCAGAGGCTTAAAAATATTAGGAAAAGGCCAGCTGAGCGGTCAGCTAGTGAAGCAATGCACACTTCTTCAGAGATGCTTGTTGATGCGGTATACATAAAAGAAGAATCATTTTGA